One window of the Fusobacterium animalis 7_1 genome contains the following:
- a CDS encoding aldehyde dehydrogenase family protein: MEFEVNNIEEIVELIMKKMAESNISTAGNSKNGVFDNVDEAIEEAKKAQAILFSSKLELREKIIASIRDTLKNHVSELAELAVKETGMGRVADKELKNKIAIEKTPGLEDLKAFAFSGDDGLTVMELSPYGVIGAITPSTNPSETVICNSIGMIAAGNAVIFAPHPGAKRTSIRTVELINEAIRKVGGPDNLVVTIREPSIENTEKIIANPNIKMLVATGGPGVVKTVMSSGKKAIGAGAGNPPVLVDETADIEKAAKDIIAGCSFDNNLPCTAEKEVVAVDSIVNYLIFEMQKNGAYLLKDKELIEKLLSLVLKNNSPDRKYVGRDAKYLLKQIGIEVGDEIKVIIVETDKNHPFAVEELLMPILPIVKVKDALEGIKVAKELERGLRHTAVIHSKNIDILTKYAREMETTILVKNGPSYAGIGIGGEGHVTFTIAGPTGEGLTSAKSFARNRRCVLVGGFSIK; the protein is encoded by the coding sequence ATGGAATTTGAAGTAAATAATATAGAAGAAATAGTAGAGTTAATAATGAAAAAAATGGCTGAAAGTAATATCTCTACTGCTGGTAATTCTAAAAATGGAGTATTTGATAATGTAGATGAGGCTATTGAAGAAGCCAAAAAAGCACAAGCAATTTTATTTTCTTCAAAACTTGAATTAAGAGAAAAAATAATAGCTTCAATAAGAGATACATTAAAAAACCATGTTAGTGAATTAGCAGAATTAGCAGTAAAAGAAACTGGTATGGGTAGAGTGGCAGATAAGGAATTAAAAAATAAAATTGCTATTGAAAAAACACCAGGCTTAGAAGATTTAAAAGCCTTTGCTTTCAGTGGAGATGATGGACTTACTGTTATGGAATTATCCCCTTATGGAGTAATTGGGGCTATAACTCCTTCAACAAATCCAAGTGAAACAGTAATCTGTAATTCTATTGGAATGATAGCAGCAGGAAATGCAGTTATATTTGCACCTCACCCTGGAGCAAAAAGAACTTCAATTAGAACTGTGGAATTAATAAATGAAGCTATTAGAAAAGTTGGAGGTCCTGATAATTTAGTAGTAACTATTAGAGAACCAAGCATAGAAAATACAGAAAAAATAATTGCAAACCCTAATATTAAAATGCTTGTCGCAACAGGAGGACCAGGAGTTGTAAAAACTGTTATGTCTAGTGGTAAAAAAGCAATAGGAGCAGGAGCAGGAAATCCACCTGTTTTAGTTGATGAAACTGCTGATATAGAAAAAGCTGCAAAGGATATAATTGCAGGTTGCAGCTTTGATAACAATCTGCCTTGTACAGCTGAAAAAGAAGTTGTTGCTGTTGATTCAATAGTGAATTATTTAATTTTTGAAATGCAAAAAAATGGTGCCTATCTTTTAAAAGATAAAGAACTTATAGAAAAATTATTATCACTTGTTTTAAAAAATAATTCACCAGATAGAAAATATGTTGGAAGAGATGCAAAATATCTTCTTAAACAAATAGGAATAGAAGTGGGAGATGAAATTAAAGTTATAATTGTAGAAACAGATAAAAATCATCCCTTTGCGGTTGAGGAATTATTAATGCCTATTCTTCCAATAGTGAAAGTTAAAGATGCTTTAGAAGGAATTAAAGTTGCAAAAGAATTGGAAAGAGGTTTAAGACATACAGCTGTAATTCACTCTAAAAATATTGATATATTAACAAAATATGCAAGAGAAATGGAAACAACTATACTTGTTAAAAATGGACCTTCTTATGCTGGAATAGGAATAGGTGGAGAAGGACATGTAACATTTACAATAGCTGGACCAACAGGAGAAGGGCTTACATCAGCTAAAAGTTTTGCAAGAAATAGAAGATGTGTCCTTGTTGGAGGATTTTCAATAAAATAA
- a CDS encoding EutN/CcmL family microcompartment protein, whose product MFLAKIVGKIVSVTKNEGLHGKKILIAVPINMNDEIIGGEIISLDNVGAGIGDKVLIATGDVARFAFDDKKNYPIDSAIISIVDSVEQS is encoded by the coding sequence ATGTTTCTAGCAAAAATAGTAGGAAAAATAGTATCTGTAACAAAAAATGAAGGCTTACATGGAAAAAAGATTTTGATTGCAGTGCCAATTAATATGAATGATGAAATTATTGGAGGAGAAATAATAAGTCTTGATAATGTTGGAGCTGGGATAGGGGATAAGGTTCTTATAGCAACAGGTGATGTTGCAAGGTTTGCCTTTGATGATAAAAAAAACTATCCAATAGATTCTGCAATTATTTCAATAGTTGATAGTGTAGAGCAATCTTAG
- a CDS encoding GlcG/HbpS family heme-binding protein, with protein sequence MDINLIKNYIEKSDFDENIIFNTDINTNLEKSIFNNINEAVEFIKKLDKFIDNEDFLNILKELSKKFLLIKNKKCISFETKNIESCVLKYSNILSFNAEYKIPEENEEVLIAYLLYTIIKKIQRRFISLSKNKEIRVDLINYIDKSCDFFHIIYKFIQEKAIVKYVTELISEKLSSVDMNNNLSLEKARKIIRAGQKKAKKMNIAAVFAVVNAEGNLIIEERMDNAILVSVEVAYKKAYTAAALKLNTEDLTALVQPGAMFYGLQSDPKYIVFGGGMLLKINGKIVGAVGVSGGSAQEDMEIAKACVNAFETI encoded by the coding sequence ATGGATATAAATTTAATAAAAAACTATATTGAAAAATCTGATTTTGATGAAAATATCATTTTTAATACTGATATTAATACAAATTTAGAAAAAAGCATTTTTAACAATATAAATGAAGCAGTAGAATTTATTAAAAAACTAGATAAATTCATAGATAATGAAGATTTTTTAAATATATTAAAAGAACTTTCTAAAAAATTTTTACTTATAAAAAATAAAAAATGTATATCTTTTGAAACTAAAAATATAGAAAGCTGTGTTTTAAAATATTCCAATATTCTTTCTTTTAATGCTGAATATAAAATTCCAGAAGAAAATGAGGAAGTTTTGATAGCCTATCTTCTGTATACAATTATTAAAAAAATTCAAAGAAGATTTATATCACTTTCTAAAAATAAAGAAATAAGAGTAGATTTAATAAACTATATAGATAAAAGTTGTGATTTTTTCCATATTATATATAAATTTATACAAGAAAAAGCTATAGTTAAATATGTTACAGAACTTATTTCTGAAAAACTTTCTTCAGTAGATATGAATAATAATTTATCTTTGGAAAAGGCTAGAAAAATCATTAGAGCAGGGCAAAAAAAAGCAAAAAAAATGAATATTGCAGCTGTCTTTGCTGTTGTTAATGCAGAAGGAAATTTAATAATAGAAGAAAGAATGGATAATGCAATATTAGTAAGTGTTGAAGTTGCATATAAAAAGGCTTATACTGCTGCTGCATTAAAGTTAAATACAGAAGATTTAACAGCATTAGTTCAACCAGGGGCTATGTTCTATGGATTACAATCAGATCCAAAATATATAGTTTTTGGCGGAGGTATGCTTTTAAAAATTAATGGAAAAATAGTTGGAGCAGTAGGAGTAAGTGGAGGAAGTGCTCAAGAAGATATGGAAATAGCAAAAGCCTGTGTAAATGCTTTTGAAACTATTTAA
- the dhaM gene encoding dihydroxyacetone kinase phosphoryl donor subunit DhaM — MVGFVVVSHSKELAEAAIHLANEMKKYNFPLINGSGTDGDFLGSNPLIIKEAILKAKTDKGVLIFVDIGSSVLNTQVAIDFLKDEGVDVENIKIADAPLVEGLIAGVAVDDEKADIESVLDELKELKTFSKLTY; from the coding sequence ATGGTAGGTTTTGTGGTAGTATCACACAGTAAAGAATTAGCAGAAGCAGCAATACATCTTGCTAATGAAATGAAAAAATATAACTTCCCTTTAATCAATGGAAGTGGAACAGATGGAGATTTTTTAGGAAGCAATCCTCTTATTATTAAAGAAGCTATATTAAAAGCAAAAACAGATAAAGGAGTCTTAATTTTTGTAGATATTGGAAGTTCGGTTTTAAATACACAAGTAGCAATAGATTTTTTAAAAGATGAAGGAGTGGACGTGGAAAATATAAAAATAGCTGATGCTCCCTTAGTTGAAGGACTTATTGCAGGGGTTGCTGTAGATGATGAAAAAGCTGATATTGAAAGTGTTTTAGATGAATTAAAAGAATTGAAAACTTTTTCTAAATTAACATATTAA
- the glpK gene encoding glycerol kinase GlpK produces MKYIVALDQGTTSSRAILFDESQNIIGVAQKEFTQIYPNEGWVEHDPMEIWASQSGVLSEVIARAGISQHDIIALGITNQRETTIVWDKKTGKPIYNAIVWQCRRTAKICDELKKIDGFSDYVKDNTGLLVDAYFSGTKIKWILDNVEGAREKAEKGELLFGTVDTWLIWQLTNGKVHATDYTNASRTMLYNIKELKWDEKILKTLNIPKSMLPEVKDSSGTFGYANLGGKGGHRIPIAGVAGDQQSALFGQACFEEGESKNTYGTGCFLLMNTGEKFVKSNNGLITTIAIGLNGKVQYALEGSVFVGGASVQWLRDELKLISESRDTEYFARKVKDNGGVYVVPAFVGLGAPYWDMYARGAILGLTRGANKNHIIRATLESIAYQTKDVLKAMEEDSGIKLNGLKVDGGAAANNFLMEFQADILGESVKRPTVLETTALGAAYLAGLAVGFWENKNEIKQKWVLDKEFTPNMSKEERDKKYAGWLKAVERTKKWEE; encoded by the coding sequence ATGAAATATATTGTAGCATTAGATCAAGGTACAACAAGTTCAAGAGCAATTTTATTTGATGAAAGTCAAAATATAATTGGAGTAGCTCAAAAAGAATTTACACAAATATATCCAAATGAAGGTTGGGTTGAACACGACCCTATGGAAATATGGGCTAGTCAAAGTGGAGTTTTAAGTGAAGTTATTGCTAGAGCTGGAATAAGTCAACATGATATTATAGCTTTAGGAATTACAAACCAAAGAGAAACTACAATAGTTTGGGATAAAAAAACTGGAAAACCTATATACAATGCAATAGTTTGGCAATGTAGAAGAACTGCCAAAATTTGTGATGAATTGAAAAAGATAGATGGATTTAGTGATTATGTAAAGGATAATACAGGACTTTTAGTTGATGCTTATTTCTCTGGAACAAAAATAAAATGGATTTTAGATAATGTAGAAGGTGCAAGAGAAAAAGCAGAAAAAGGAGAATTATTATTTGGAACCGTTGACACTTGGTTAATTTGGCAATTAACTAATGGAAAAGTACATGCAACAGATTACACTAATGCTTCTAGAACTATGCTTTATAATATTAAAGAATTAAAATGGGATGAAAAAATACTAAAAACTTTAAATATTCCTAAATCAATGTTACCAGAAGTAAAAGATTCAAGTGGAACATTTGGTTATGCAAATCTTGGTGGAAAAGGTGGACATAGAATACCAATAGCAGGAGTTGCAGGAGATCAACAATCTGCATTATTTGGGCAAGCATGTTTTGAAGAAGGAGAATCTAAAAATACTTATGGAACAGGTTGTTTCTTGCTTATGAACACAGGAGAAAAGTTTGTAAAAAGTAACAATGGACTTATCACAACTATTGCAATAGGACTTAATGGAAAAGTTCAATATGCACTTGAAGGAAGTGTGTTTGTAGGGGGAGCAAGTGTTCAATGGTTAAGAGATGAGTTAAAATTAATTTCTGAGTCAAGAGATACTGAATATTTTGCTAGAAAAGTTAAAGATAATGGTGGAGTTTATGTAGTACCAGCATTTGTAGGATTAGGAGCACCTTATTGGGATATGTATGCCAGAGGAGCTATTTTAGGTTTAACTCGTGGAGCAAATAAAAATCATATTATAAGAGCAACTTTGGAATCAATAGCTTATCAAACAAAAGACGTTTTAAAGGCTATGGAAGAAGATTCAGGAATAAAATTAAATGGTCTAAAAGTTGATGGTGGAGCAGCAGCTAATAATTTCTTAATGGAATTTCAAGCAGATATCTTAGGAGAATCTGTAAAAAGACCTACTGTTTTAGAAACAACAGCCCTAGGAGCAGCATATCTTGCAGGACTTGCAGTTGGATTCTGGGAAAATAAAAATGAAATCAAACAAAAATGGGTATTGGATAAAGAATTTACACCTAATATGTCAAAAGAAGAAAGAGATAAAAAATATGCTGGTTGGTTAAAAGCTGTTGAAAGAACTAAGAAATGGGAAGAATAA
- a CDS encoding MIP/aquaporin family protein: MSNMSLYIGEFVGTTLLLLLGNGVNMTCSLKHSYGKGGGWIVTTFGWGFAVMIPAYVTGWVSGAHMNPALTIALAVTGKFSWNLVFGYIVAQMLGGILGATLAYLTYKAQMDAEPEPAVKLGVFSTGPSIDAPIWNVVTEIIGTALLLIGVLAFGYGEVGIQPGNGAFFVGLLIVIIGMATGGATGYAINPARDLGPRIAHAILPIKGKGGSNWKYAWVPVVGPIIGGILGAVIFDAFLSAVL, translated from the coding sequence ATGAGTAATATGAGTTTGTATATCGGAGAATTTGTTGGAACAACACTTTTGCTATTATTAGGAAATGGAGTTAACATGACATGTAGCCTAAAACATAGCTATGGCAAAGGTGGAGGGTGGATAGTTACTACTTTTGGTTGGGGATTTGCTGTAATGATTCCTGCCTATGTTACAGGTTGGGTATCTGGAGCACATATGAATCCTGCTTTAACTATTGCCTTAGCAGTAACAGGAAAATTTTCTTGGAATTTAGTCTTTGGTTATATTGTAGCTCAAATGTTAGGTGGAATTTTAGGAGCGACTTTGGCTTATTTAACATACAAAGCTCAAATGGATGCAGAACCAGAACCAGCAGTAAAATTAGGAGTTTTCTCAACAGGTCCTTCTATTGATGCACCAATATGGAATGTTGTTACAGAAATTATTGGCACTGCATTATTGTTGATAGGTGTATTAGCTTTTGGTTATGGGGAAGTTGGAATTCAACCAGGTAATGGAGCATTTTTTGTAGGTCTTCTAATTGTCATAATAGGTATGGCAACAGGAGGAGCAACTGGATATGCAATCAATCCTGCAAGAGATTTAGGACCAAGAATAGCTCATGCTATACTTCCTATAAAAGGTAAAGGTGGATCAAATTGGAAATATGCTTGGGTACCAGTTGTAGGACCAATTATAGGTGGAATTTTAGGTGCTGTTATATTTGATGCATTTTTATCAGCTGTTTTATAA
- a CDS encoding GntP family permease has translation MEQQILIGLLIGIICLIFMIIKTKIHTFLALIIATIIVGIVGGMEYPQIIGSITKGFGGTLGSIGIIIGFGVMMGQLFEVSGAAKKMALCFLKIFGKGKEELAMAITGFLVSIPIFCDSGFVILTPLIKAISKETKKSIVSLGLALATGLVITHSLVPPTPGPVGVAGIFGVSVSSIILYGILIAIPMVLGCLVFSKYAGKKIWQIPTGDGKWTRDKDYVDNSETSSVYDEANLPSAFLSFSPIVVPIILILLGTVTTTMKLEGKIVSFLQFIGTPVLAVGIGLLITIYGLTRNLDRQRVLEEVEIGVKSAGTIILITGAGGAFGMLIRDSGVGDVIANSLVNTAIPPILLPFIIATLIRFIQGSGTVAMITAASITAPIISKLNVNPVLAALAACVGSLFFSYFNDSFFWVVNRSIGITEGKEQLKLYSVASTIAWAIGIVVLLILNIFIK, from the coding sequence ATGGAACAACAAATTTTAATTGGTTTGTTAATTGGTATTATTTGTTTGATTTTTATGATAATAAAAACTAAAATCCACACATTTTTAGCTTTAATTATTGCAACTATCATAGTGGGAATTGTTGGAGGAATGGAGTATCCTCAGATTATTGGTAGTATTACAAAAGGGTTTGGAGGAACTTTAGGAAGTATTGGAATCATAATAGGTTTTGGAGTTATGATGGGACAATTATTTGAAGTTTCTGGTGCAGCTAAAAAAATGGCTTTATGTTTTCTAAAAATATTTGGAAAGGGTAAAGAAGAATTAGCAATGGCTATCACAGGTTTTTTAGTTTCTATTCCTATATTTTGTGATTCAGGCTTTGTTATTTTAACTCCATTAATAAAAGCTATTTCCAAAGAAACAAAAAAATCAATTGTATCTTTAGGTCTAGCACTTGCCACAGGATTGGTAATTACTCACTCTCTTGTACCACCTACTCCAGGTCCAGTAGGGGTTGCTGGAATATTTGGTGTTAGTGTTTCAAGTATAATTTTATATGGAATTCTAATAGCAATACCAATGGTATTAGGCTGCTTAGTATTTTCTAAATATGCAGGAAAGAAAATTTGGCAAATTCCAACAGGAGATGGAAAATGGACCAGAGATAAGGATTATGTAGATAATTCAGAAACTTCAAGTGTATATGATGAAGCTAATTTACCATCAGCATTTTTATCATTTTCTCCAATTGTAGTTCCTATTATTTTAATTTTATTAGGAACAGTTACAACTACAATGAAACTTGAAGGTAAAATTGTATCTTTTTTACAATTCATAGGGACTCCTGTTTTAGCTGTTGGAATTGGTTTATTGATTACAATCTATGGTTTAACAAGAAATTTAGATAGACAAAGAGTTTTAGAAGAAGTGGAAATAGGTGTAAAATCAGCAGGAACTATTATTTTAATAACAGGAGCTGGAGGAGCTTTTGGAATGTTAATTAGAGATAGCGGTGTGGGAGATGTTATTGCCAATTCGTTAGTTAATACTGCAATACCACCTATTTTATTACCTTTTATAATTGCTACTTTGATTCGTTTTATTCAAGGAAGTGGTACTGTTGCTATGATTACAGCAGCTTCTATTACTGCTCCAATCATTTCAAAATTAAATGTGAATCCTGTTCTTGCTGCCCTAGCAGCTTGTGTAGGCTCATTGTTCTTTTCATATTTCAATGACAGTTTCTTCTGGGTGGTCAATCGTTCTATAGGAATCACAGAAGGAAAAGAACAACTAAAACTTTATTCTGTTGCAAGTACAATTGCTTGGGCAATAGGAATTGTAGTTTTATTGATATTGAATATATTTATTAAATAA
- the pdxA gene encoding 4-hydroxythreonine-4-phosphate dehydrogenase PdxA has translation MRTKIAIPMGDPAGVGAEIIVKTAVSNEILNLCDLVVIGDKNVLEKAIEICKVDLKIHTIKNVEDGKYEKGVLNVIDLQNIDMDSLEYGKIQGMCGKAAFEYIKKSVELAMAHKVDAIATTPINKESLKAGNVNYIGHTEILGDLSNSKDPLTMFEVDNMRVFFLTRHMSLRNACDAVTKERVLEYIKRCTKALKQLGVSGKMAVAGLNPHSGEHGLFGNEEVKEITPAIEEAQKLGYDVVGPIGADSVFHQALQGRYVAVLSLYHDQGHIATKTYDFERTIAITLDMPILRTSVDHGTAFDIAGKGIVSAVSMIEAVKLAAKYAPNFKNIK, from the coding sequence ATGAGAACAAAAATAGCAATCCCTATGGGAGATCCTGCTGGTGTTGGAGCAGAGATTATTGTAAAAACAGCAGTTTCAAATGAGATTTTAAATTTGTGTGATTTAGTGGTGATAGGAGATAAAAATGTTCTTGAAAAAGCAATAGAGATTTGTAAAGTTGATTTAAAAATACATACTATAAAAAATGTTGAAGATGGAAAATATGAAAAAGGTGTTTTAAATGTCATTGATTTACAAAATATTGATATGGATAGTTTAGAATATGGTAAAATTCAAGGAATGTGTGGAAAAGCTGCTTTTGAATATATTAAAAAAAGTGTAGAATTGGCAATGGCACATAAAGTTGATGCTATTGCAACAACTCCTATTAATAAAGAATCTTTAAAAGCAGGAAATGTTAATTATATAGGACATACTGAAATATTAGGAGATTTATCAAATTCTAAAGATCCTTTAACAATGTTTGAAGTTGATAATATGAGGGTTTTCTTTTTAACTCGTCATATGTCATTAAGAAATGCCTGTGATGCAGTTACAAAAGAAAGAGTATTAGAATATATAAAAAGATGTACAAAAGCATTAAAACAATTAGGGGTAAGTGGAAAAATGGCAGTAGCTGGGTTGAATCCACATTCTGGTGAACATGGACTTTTTGGTAATGAAGAAGTTAAAGAAATAACTCCTGCAATAGAAGAAGCTCAAAAATTAGGTTATGATGTAGTAGGTCCTATTGGAGCAGATTCAGTTTTCCATCAGGCTTTACAAGGTAGATATGTAGCTGTTTTATCTTTATATCATGACCAAGGGCATATAGCCACAAAAACTTATGATTTTGAAAGAACTATTGCTATAACCTTGGATATGCCTATTTTAAGAACTTCTGTTGACCATGGTACAGCTTTTGATATTGCTGGAAAAGGGATAGTCAGTGCTGTAAGTATGATAGAAGCTGTTAAATTGGCAGCAAAATATGCACCAAATTTTAAAAATATAAAATAA
- the dhaK gene encoding dihydroxyacetone kinase subunit DhaK — MKKLINDKNNIVEEVVQGMIKAFPDKVSRVENEPIIIRKNKKVNKVALISGGGSGHEPAHAGYVGYGMLDAAVCGEIFTSPGADKVYNAIKAVDAGKGVLLIIKNYSGDVMNFEMAGEMAQAEGITVKQVVVDDDIAVENSTYTVGRRGIAGTIFVHKILGAAAEKGYDLDKLVELGNKVVKNLKTMGMSLKPCTVFTTGKESFEIADDEVEIGLGIHGEPGTHREKMTTANEFTEKLFEKVYVESNAQKGDRFAVLVNGLGETTLIELFIINNHLQDLLKGKEVEVAKTLVGNYMTSLDMGGFSITLLKLDKEMEELLNAEEDTIAF; from the coding sequence ATGAAAAAACTTATAAATGACAAAAATAATATTGTAGAAGAAGTAGTACAAGGAATGATAAAAGCATTTCCTGATAAAGTTTCAAGAGTAGAAAACGAACCTATAATTATAAGAAAAAATAAAAAAGTAAATAAAGTTGCATTGATAAGTGGTGGTGGAAGTGGACATGAACCTGCTCATGCTGGCTATGTTGGTTATGGAATGTTAGATGCAGCAGTATGTGGAGAAATATTTACATCTCCCGGAGCTGATAAAGTTTATAATGCCATAAAAGCTGTTGATGCAGGAAAAGGTGTTCTTCTTATAATTAAAAATTATAGTGGAGATGTAATGAATTTTGAAATGGCAGGAGAAATGGCACAAGCAGAAGGAATAACTGTAAAACAAGTTGTGGTTGATGATGACATTGCAGTTGAAAATAGTACTTACACTGTTGGAAGAAGAGGAATAGCAGGAACTATTTTTGTTCATAAAATTTTAGGAGCTGCTGCTGAAAAAGGTTATGATTTAGATAAACTAGTAGAACTTGGAAATAAAGTTGTTAAAAATTTAAAAACTATGGGTATGTCTTTAAAACCTTGTACAGTTTTTACAACAGGTAAAGAAAGTTTTGAAATAGCTGATGATGAAGTTGAAATAGGTTTAGGTATACATGGAGAACCTGGAACTCATCGTGAAAAAATGACAACAGCTAATGAATTTACTGAGAAGTTATTTGAAAAAGTTTATGTTGAATCTAATGCACAAAAAGGAGACAGATTTGCAGTTTTAGTAAATGGACTTGGAGAAACAACTTTAATTGAATTATTTATTATAAATAATCATCTTCAAGATTTATTAAAAGGTAAAGAAGTGGAAGTTGCTAAAACTTTAGTTGGTAACTATATGACTTCACTTGATATGGGAGGTTTCTCTATAACTTTATTAAAATTAGATAAAGAAATGGAAGAACTTTTAAATGCAGAAGAAGACACAATAGCATTTTAA
- the dhaL gene encoding dihydroxyacetone kinase subunit DhaL — translation MFLEIIEKISDEIIKNEEYLTELDREIGDGDHGVNLARGFSEIKNQLVNFKNLPVSDVFTKMGMILLTKVGGASGAIYGTAFMSAGTYLKGKTEFDNQILLGALNSMIEGIQRRGKAVLGEKTMLDTIIPTYNFLEKSFNEGKSLKDIKNEVIEVAKKSMEATKDIIATKGRASYLGERSVGHIDPGAMSSYLMIKTVCENI, via the coding sequence ATGTTTTTAGAAATAATTGAAAAAATATCTGATGAAATAATAAAAAATGAAGAATATCTAACAGAACTAGATAGAGAAATTGGAGATGGAGACCATGGAGTTAATTTAGCAAGAGGTTTTTCAGAAATAAAAAATCAACTAGTTAATTTTAAAAATTTACCTGTATCTGATGTATTCACAAAAATGGGTATGATATTACTTACAAAAGTTGGAGGAGCTTCTGGGGCAATCTATGGTACAGCTTTTATGAGTGCTGGAACATATCTAAAAGGAAAAACAGAATTTGATAATCAAATTTTACTTGGAGCTTTAAATTCTATGATAGAAGGTATACAAAGAAGAGGTAAGGCAGTTTTAGGTGAAAAAACAATGTTAGATACAATAATACCTACTTATAATTTTTTAGAAAAATCTTTTAATGAAGGAAAATCTTTAAAAGATATTAAAAATGAAGTTATAGAAGTAGCAAAAAAATCTATGGAAGCAACAAAAGATATTATTGCTACTAAGGGTAGAGCCTCTTATTTAGGTGAAAGAAGTGTGGGACATATTGACCCTGGTGCAATGTCTTCATATCTAATGATAAAAACAGTTTGTGAAAATATTTAG
- a CDS encoding flavoprotein encodes MELEKIIEYIVQEVIKKINSQNLIEELNPKEKILVIINGSTNNLEQIVLELKKISKNYDLSLVFSEAASNIIDENLFSEFHIIKDFSIKNYDAILSKNNIILLPLLTKNTVAKLVVGIRDNAITNLVSKALLLEKKVIAAYDSCIVNNKVPYAKLINSNVEKLKNYGIVFVQAKELADYMLNKKDLEINSLREKNVISANDLKDLYDKKIIISKNTVITTLAKERAKENKIVFEKK; translated from the coding sequence ATGGAACTAGAAAAAATTATTGAATATATAGTACAAGAGGTTATCAAAAAAATAAATTCTCAAAATTTAATTGAAGAACTTAATCCAAAAGAAAAAATCTTAGTTATTATAAATGGAAGTACAAATAACTTAGAACAAATAGTTTTAGAGTTAAAAAAAATCTCTAAAAATTATGATTTAAGTTTAGTTTTTTCTGAGGCTGCAAGTAATATTATAGACGAAAATTTATTTTCAGAATTTCATATAATAAAAGACTTCTCAATTAAAAATTATGATGCAATTTTATCTAAAAATAATATTATTCTTCTTCCACTACTTACAAAAAATACGGTTGCAAAACTAGTTGTTGGGATAAGAGATAATGCTATCACAAACCTAGTTTCAAAGGCTTTGTTGCTAGAAAAAAAAGTGATTGCAGCCTATGATTCTTGTATAGTAAATAACAAAGTTCCTTATGCAAAGTTGATAAATTCAAATGTTGAAAAATTAAAAAACTATGGAATTGTCTTTGTACAAGCTAAGGAATTGGCAGACTATATGTTGAATAAAAAAGATTTGGAAATAAACTCTTTGAGGGAAAAGAATGTAATAAGTGCTAATGACCTTAAAGATTTATATGATAAAAAAATTATTATTTCTAAAAATACTGTTATAACAACTTTGGCAAAAGAAAGAGCTAAGGAAAATAAAATAGTATTTGAAAAAAAATAG